CCCGGGACCGCGGATTTGAGGAATTCCTCGCGAACGTCATCCGGCACCAACCCGGCAACTCCGAGCCAATTCAGGAGATCCTTGCCCGAGGTAATCCACTCGACGGGCTCGTCGACCGGGGTTGCGATCGTGTTCAGAAAATCCAGGCCGGTCGCGTCGGCGACGAAAAATGCTGCGGGGCGCTGCTCTGTCATTTGCGGATTCCGATGGCCTTCGGCGGCGAGCCGTGGCCTCTCACTGTATGCCCATACATAACCACTAAAACATAATATAACAAGTTATCCACCCGAAAGGGCCCCACGGCACCTGACGCGGTCCTGTTGGATTTGGCTTCCTCGGCCCTTTGGCCGGCTCGCGGGTGGGACGCTTCACGTCCAATACCGATGCGCTTCCGGCCAGCGATTTCAGCCGAGATCGAGAAAGCCCGCGACCGGCGGAACGCTGCGCAAGGATCGATGTCCCGAGTTCCATCGCCGCCGCGCCCCGAGCCCATCCCAGTCGGTAACATTTTCGTAACCTGCATATCGGCTCTTGACGGGTTATCTATAGTAACCGTATAAATTGCAACTGAGGGGTTACGAAGCAACGGAGACCCGCCATGGGAACAGTGAGATTTCGAAAGATCGATGTCGATGGATTCAATGTTGCCTACCGCGAAGCGGGATCGAGGACAGCGCCGACACTGCTGCTGCTCCACGGCTTTCCAAGCTCGGGCCATATGTTCCGAGATCTGATCCCGCTGCTGTCGGATCGATTTCACGTGGTGGCCCCCGATCTGCCGGGATTTGGTCAATCGGACATGCCGCCCCGAACCAAGTTCACCTACACATTCGACAACATCGCCCAGGTGATCGAGCGGTTCACGGAAGTCCTGGGCCTCGGCCGCTTCGCGATTTACGTCTTCGACTATGGGGCCCCGACGGGCTTTCGACTCGCAGTGCGGCATCCCGAGAGGATCACCGCAATCATTTCCCAGAACGGGAACGCATACGAAGAGGGGCTGAGCGATGGATGGAATCCCATCCGCGCCTACTGGACTGACTCGTCGGAAAAGAATCGGGAGGCCCTGCGCGCCTTCCTTTCGCCGGAGACGACGGCCTGGCAGTACATGCACGGCGTCCCCGACGATGCCAAGGAGCGCATCTCCCCGGACGGTTATTCCCTGGATAGTTACTACCTGGCGCGGCCGGGTGCGGACGAGGTGCAGCTCGATCTGTTCGGCGACTACAAGAGCAATGTAGCCATCTACCCTTCATTTCAGGACTATTTCCGAACCTACAAGCCGCCCTTCCTTGCCGTCTGGGGGAAGAACGATCCGTTCTTTCTGCCGCCAGGCGCCGAGGCCTTTCGCAGGGATATCCCCGAGGGGGTGATCCGCTTCTTCGACACCGGACACTTCGCGCTGGAGACCCACGCGCAGGAGATCGCGCAGCAAATCCGCGACTTCCTCGCCGCGGTCGATCGCAAGCGCGACTGAACACGAACCCGCGCTGCCGCACCCTATCCATGCGACCGCGGATGGCGTGCTGCGTGCCAACCATTGGAGAGAAACAGTGCGTGCGATCGTCATCGAAAAGTTTGGTGGGCTGGACGGCCTGGTCTACAAGGACATTCCGGAGCCGGAGCCGGTTTCTGGCCATGTCGTCATCGAGATCAAGGCGTTCGGCATCAATCATGCCGAGATGCACATGCGGCGCGGCGAATGGGCCGAGGCTGCAGAAGTCAGCGGCATCGAGTGCGTGGGTCTTGTGAAGGCGTGCCCGGGTGGCGAATTCCCGGTCGGCGCAAAGGTCGCTGCACTGATGGGCGGCCTCGGAAGAACGATCAACGGGAGCTACGCGGAGTACACCCGTGCACCGGTGTCGAACGTCGCGCTGATCGAATCCGACCTGCCTTGGGCGGAGCTTGCTGCCATCCCTGAGACGTACGCGACAGCCTGGACCTGCCTTTTTCGCAATCTTGAGATCGAGAAGGGGCAGACGCTTCTGATCCGTGGAGCGACGTCCTCACTCGGCCAAGCCGCCGTCAATATGGCGGTGAATGCGGGTGCCAGAGTGATCGCAACGACTCGGAGCAACGCCCGCTTCGCGCTGCTCGAGAAGCTGGGCGCCGAGCGGTGCGAGATCGAGGGGCCGGAGCTTTTCAAGCGCCTTCCGGAGACGAGGAAACTCGATGCGGTGCTCGATCTGGTGGGCAACAGCACCATCATCGACTCGTTGGCGCTCCTTCGCCGTGGCGGGCGCGCCTGCCTGGCGGGGTGGCTTGGCGGCCTTGATCCCATCAAGGATTTCAATCCGCTGCTTCAGATGTCGAGTGGCGTCTATCTGACCTTCTTCGGCAGCTTCGTCTTCGGCACCCCCGGGTTTCCGTTGTCAGACGTCCCTCTTCAACAGATCGCGCTGGACGTTGCCTCGGGCCGGCTCAAGGCGAAGCCCTCACGCATTTTCAGATTCGAGGAAATTCGTGAGGCTCACCGCGTGATGGAGGCGAACGAGGCCGGCGGCAAGATGGTCGTCGTGCACGCGTAACCGACCGACGCAAGGCACTAGCCAACCCAAACCGAGAGCTTGTGGTCCTGGAGTTGCGATATGCCCAATGGAGAGCGCTCGATCGCCGGCGTCGCAAATGGGTTTGTACCGACACTCGTTGTCTCGACCTTTCTCATGGGGTCGAGCTTCGTGGCCGGCAAAATCCTGTTGTTGCAGGGCTTCGAGCCCATGGTGCTCGTCGGATGGCGCTTCCTCGTGGCTGCCATGGCCACTTTGCCGTTCGTCATCCTATCGCCAGAGCCCAAAGGACGAAGGCTGGTACCCGCCGGCACCACACTATGCGATGCCGGCTGGGTGTTCCTCATAGGCCTGTTGCAGACGGCTGCGGTGATGGGACTTCTTTTCCTGGCTATGCGCTCGATATCCGCCTCGACTGCAGCGATCCTCTTGTTCACGAACCCGATATGGGTCGCGGTTCTTGGACGCGTGTTCCTGCAGGAGGAGCTCTCCGCATTGCGCATCGTCGGCCTGTTGCTCGGGATAGCCGGCGTTGCGCTGGCTATTGGAGGAGGAGGCGCCGCACCCGGAGGTGCCGCCCTGACCGGCGAGGTTGTCGGTCTGGCGTCAGCCTTTTGCTGGGCGGCAGCGACGATCGTGAACAAGCGCGTAGCCCTGCCCTTTCAGACATGGGCGCTCAGCTTCTGGCAGATGCTGATTGGCGCCATCGTCTTGCTGTCAGTCGGTTACGGCATCGGCGAGCACTGGCCGAGCGATACGACACCACAGCAATGGGGCTGGTTTCTCTGGCTAGCCGTTCCGGCTTCTACGGGCTCGTTCGGTCTTTGGTTCGTCGCTCTGGGAAAGGGAGGCGCCACGCGCGCCAGCAGCTATCTGTTTCTCGCTCCTCTCTTCACGGTCGCGATCTCGTTCTTCGTACTCCACACAACGCTCGCCTGGCCGCAATTGGCGGGGGGAGCTCTCATCGCGGTGGCGCTTTGGCTGATCAATCGCACGCCATACCGCGTCGGCGATCAGGAGCGGCGCAAGGAAGCGCTCGCAGTGGGAGAGCCGTAGCAGCGGGCTCCTGTCTGCACGACGGGAAAGCAAATCATTTTTGAGAGGCTGGAGGCGCTAGCTTCGCATCGGCATTTGGTGCAGGCTTGGCGAAGACTTCTCGGCCGGACGGCTCCTGCGTCCTTCTCCATTGCGCCGGAGTCATGCCCATGCGGCTCTTGAAGGCGCGCTGAAACGCCGCTTCTGATTGATAGCCTACGGCCTCCGCAACGGCGCCAGTGGAAAGCGTTGATCTCCTCAGTTCGTTCGCTGCCCGCGTCATCCGGATGTCCGTGAGGAGATCGCTGGCCGATCGCCCAAGCTTCTCCTGGAACTGACGGGCGAGCGTGGCGCGCGACATGTTGCACAGGCGTGCAAGATCGGGCAGCGACCATGGCCGCGCCGGCTCGTTGAACAGGGCCGCTACCGCGGGAGCCAGGCGGGGATCACCGGCCAAAGCGAGGAGACCGCGCGGCGCATCGTCGGTCTCGCTGGCGAGCCGCAGCACGAGCGCGAACATCGCCGTCGACAGCGCGTTCAGCATTGCGCGACCGCCCAGGTGATCGTCCGCCGACTCGCTGCGCATCACGGAGACGAGGCCCGCGAGCTGCGTGGCAGTCGCCGGTTGTTCACCGCGAGGACCGGCATGTACGACCAGGCGTGACGGCAAATAGCTGCGCACCAGGCGATCATGCGGCGGCGCAATCGCAAAATGGCCGCACAGCAGATCCAGCCGCTCGCCGGTGCCAGCGTTCTCGCTGATCACGAGGTTGAGATGCTGGTGATTTTGCGCCGGCTTGGCTCGCCTCCCGCTGCCGTCGTGCATGACGTGTGCCGGGGATTTCCGGGGAGCAGAAGAATGTCGCCGGCGGCAAGATGCAGCGGCTTGCCGCCGGCCGGATCTTCCAACAATGCCGAGCCACCTATGACTGCATGGTACGGGATTTCGCTCGCCTCGCCCGGCCCCTGCTCGATGCGCCAGGGCACGCCATAGGAGCAGCGCAAGTCCAGGCGTCCCCGGACCGGCATCATCTCGAACAGCCGGCTGAGCCAGTCCATGGCGATCTCCTTAAACAATCAAGATGAGACGATAGAGCATATATTCAAGACATATGAACATTCAAAGTCTCACACCCTAGTCATACTGTCACTCCGCAATCGTTCACCAACCCCAACAAAGGAGTGCCACCATGTCTCGTCTTTCAGTCCCCAATCTCGAAACCGTCGCCGGCCCGTCGGGTCAGATCTATGCCCAGATCAAGAAGGCCATCGGCAGCGTCCCGAACACCTTCGCAGCGATCGCTGCCCACGGCCCGGCCGCCCTCAAGTCGGTCCTTGCCGCCGATGCCGTGCTCGCTGCAGGCAGCCTGACCAAGCGTGACCAGGAGATCATCAAGCTCGTCATCAGCGCCGTCGGCGGCTGCGACTACTG
This region of Bradyrhizobium sp. CCGUVB1N3 genomic DNA includes:
- a CDS encoding alpha/beta fold hydrolase; amino-acid sequence: MGTVRFRKIDVDGFNVAYREAGSRTAPTLLLLHGFPSSGHMFRDLIPLLSDRFHVVAPDLPGFGQSDMPPRTKFTYTFDNIAQVIERFTEVLGLGRFAIYVFDYGAPTGFRLAVRHPERITAIISQNGNAYEEGLSDGWNPIRAYWTDSSEKNREALRAFLSPETTAWQYMHGVPDDAKERISPDGYSLDSYYLARPGADEVQLDLFGDYKSNVAIYPSFQDYFRTYKPPFLAVWGKNDPFFLPPGAEAFRRDIPEGVIRFFDTGHFALETHAQEIAQQIRDFLAAVDRKRD
- a CDS encoding zinc-binding alcohol dehydrogenase family protein, translated to MRAIVIEKFGGLDGLVYKDIPEPEPVSGHVVIEIKAFGINHAEMHMRRGEWAEAAEVSGIECVGLVKACPGGEFPVGAKVAALMGGLGRTINGSYAEYTRAPVSNVALIESDLPWAELAAIPETYATAWTCLFRNLEIEKGQTLLIRGATSSLGQAAVNMAVNAGARVIATTRSNARFALLEKLGAERCEIEGPELFKRLPETRKLDAVLDLVGNSTIIDSLALLRRGGRACLAGWLGGLDPIKDFNPLLQMSSGVYLTFFGSFVFGTPGFPLSDVPLQQIALDVASGRLKAKPSRIFRFEEIREAHRVMEANEAGGKMVVVHA
- a CDS encoding DMT family transporter; this encodes MPNGERSIAGVANGFVPTLVVSTFLMGSSFVAGKILLLQGFEPMVLVGWRFLVAAMATLPFVILSPEPKGRRLVPAGTTLCDAGWVFLIGLLQTAAVMGLLFLAMRSISASTAAILLFTNPIWVAVLGRVFLQEELSALRIVGLLLGIAGVALAIGGGGAAPGGAALTGEVVGLASAFCWAAATIVNKRVALPFQTWALSFWQMLIGAIVLLSVGYGIGEHWPSDTTPQQWGWFLWLAVPASTGSFGLWFVALGKGGATRASSYLFLAPLFTVAISFFVLHTTLAWPQLAGGALIAVALWLINRTPYRVGDQERRKEALAVGEP